The Actinomycetota bacterium genome has a window encoding:
- the mutM gene encoding bifunctional DNA-formamidopyrimidine glycosylase/DNA-(apurinic or apyrimidinic site) lyase, with product MPELPEVEVLRRQLEREYMGKRIKSAELKSRKFVKKVKPGPRKVVKDDFTPKDFERHLVGAKVKVLSRRGKFLIFELDTKEFLVFHLGMSGHLVRATPKRPPDKHTHVVLAFTGAPELRYFDARRFGECFIAGQEEFEQALGHLGLDAINDPIPWQQFGEMVSNRNVKMKSLLMDQEFIAGLGNIYSDEVLFQAGLPWDRPSSTLTSNETRRLSRAVGEILQDAIKHRGTTLSDGEWRDLYDIAGEHQDHLAVVGRDGLPCRRCRTPVKRLRVSNRSHFYCPQCQSNHQPPAQ from the coding sequence ATGCCTGAGCTGCCCGAGGTGGAGGTCCTGCGCCGCCAGCTCGAGCGCGAGTACATGGGCAAGCGGATCAAGTCCGCCGAGCTCAAGTCGCGCAAGTTCGTCAAAAAGGTCAAGCCCGGCCCCCGCAAGGTGGTCAAGGACGACTTCACCCCAAAGGACTTCGAGCGACACCTCGTGGGGGCCAAGGTCAAGGTTCTGTCGCGCCGCGGCAAGTTCCTGATCTTCGAGCTGGACACCAAGGAGTTTTTGGTCTTCCACCTGGGCATGTCCGGACACCTGGTCCGCGCGACGCCGAAGAGGCCTCCGGACAAGCACACCCACGTGGTCCTGGCGTTCACGGGTGCGCCCGAGCTGCGCTACTTCGACGCGCGCCGCTTCGGGGAGTGCTTTATAGCGGGGCAGGAAGAGTTTGAGCAGGCCCTGGGACACCTGGGCCTGGACGCCATCAACGACCCCATTCCATGGCAGCAGTTCGGGGAGATGGTCTCCAACCGCAACGTGAAGATGAAGTCGCTGCTGATGGACCAGGAGTTCATCGCCGGGCTGGGCAACATCTACTCCGACGAGGTGTTGTTCCAGGCGGGGCTGCCCTGGGACCGCCCCTCCAGCACGCTGACCTCCAACGAGACTCGACGCCTTTCGCGCGCCGTGGGGGAGATCCTGCAGGATGCGATCAAGCACCGGGGGACGACGCTTTCGGACGGTGAGTGGCGGGACCTGTACGACATCGCCGGCGAGCATCAGGACCACCTGGCGGTGGTGGGGCGTGACGGACTGCCCTGCAGGCGCTGCCGCACCCCCGTCAAGAGGCTGAGGGTGAGCAACCGGTCGCACTTCTACTGCCCGCAGTGCCAGTCCAACCACCAGCCCCCGGCCCAGTAA
- the rnc gene encoding ribonuclease III, with protein MAVLEEGLGVRFRNPSLLDLALTHRSYAYEAGLLETNERLELLGDAVLNLVITDIIFKRFPTYVEGDLAKLRASLVSAPALAGVAVELGLGPAVRLGRGELMTGGRDKPSIMADALEAVIGAVYLDRGMAGIRSVVRKLFGDRIKAAIGQEVPKDAKTRLQEWVTRRHGILPTYRVSGVGPDHAKKFSAEVFVRSELYGCGEGRSKKEAEQAAATEAVARMAGEDTLQEVAKDA; from the coding sequence ATGGCAGTCCTCGAGGAGGGCCTCGGGGTCCGGTTCCGCAACCCCTCCCTGCTCGACCTGGCCCTCACCCACAGGTCCTACGCCTACGAGGCGGGGCTCCTCGAGACGAACGAACGCCTCGAGCTGCTGGGGGACGCCGTCCTGAACCTCGTGATCACCGACATCATCTTCAAGCGGTTCCCGACCTACGTCGAAGGAGACCTCGCCAAGCTGCGGGCGTCGCTTGTGTCTGCTCCCGCACTGGCCGGTGTGGCCGTCGAGCTGGGGCTCGGCCCCGCGGTCCGGCTCGGACGTGGGGAGCTGATGACGGGCGGACGCGACAAGCCCTCGATCATGGCCGACGCGCTGGAGGCGGTGATCGGAGCCGTCTACCTGGACAGGGGCATGGCGGGAATCCGGTCCGTCGTCCGGAAGCTGTTCGGCGACAGGATCAAGGCGGCGATCGGCCAGGAGGTCCCCAAGGACGCCAAGACGCGGCTGCAGGAGTGGGTGACGCGGCGCCACGGGATCCTGCCCACCTATCGCGTCTCCGGCGTGGGACCCGACCACGCCAAGAAGTTCAGCGCCGAGGTGTTCGTGCGCTCGGAGCTTTACGGCTGCGGGGAAGGGCGGTCCAAAAAGGAGGCCGAGCAGGCCGCCGCAACGGAGGCCGTGGCGAGGATGGCCGGAGAGGACACGCTGCAGGAGGTGGCTAAAGATGCCTGA
- the acpP gene encoding acyl carrier protein: protein MTRDQIFTLIRSRLSELVETDSSEITLDTRLEEDLGADSLALVELAMSLEEELHLEIPDDELEGIRTVGDAVEYVAERVATSE, encoded by the coding sequence TTGACCCGCGACCAGATCTTCACGCTCATACGCAGCCGTCTGTCGGAACTCGTGGAGACGGATTCCTCGGAGATCACGCTCGACACGCGTCTGGAGGAGGATCTGGGTGCCGACTCGCTCGCCCTGGTCGAGCTTGCAATGTCGCTGGAGGAGGAGCTGCACCTGGAGATCCCCGACGACGAGCTCGAGGGGATCCGGACGGTCGGCGACGCCGTGGAGTACGTCGCCGAGCGCGTGGCCACCTCTGAGTAG
- the plsX gene encoding phosphate acyltransferase PlsX, whose amino-acid sequence MPRIAVDAMGGDHAPGAIVAGAVRAQRELGIQVLLAGRPDVIGSCLSSEGAGPGDGLEVVEAPDVIAADASDPARAVRSTRGSSVSVAARLVREGRADAALSAGPTGAALAAGVLEMGRLPGVSRPAVTAVLPFPGAPKVLVDAGANADVRPEHLAGFAVLGSVFAEARLGLEAPRVGLLSIGEEPGKGNELVRGAFPLLQEAPINFVGNIEGRDIPSGGVDVVVTDGFTGNVALKLMEGFAKFLMAELMGVFTASEEARRALEAVLPGLLALRESLSPEATGGAQLLGVKGVCIIAHGSSNAEAVFAAVRVASETVESGLVQRVTERLSGGGAS is encoded by the coding sequence GTGCCTCGGATCGCCGTCGACGCCATGGGGGGCGACCATGCCCCCGGCGCGATAGTCGCCGGAGCGGTCCGTGCTCAGCGTGAGCTGGGGATACAGGTCCTGCTGGCCGGACGTCCGGACGTCATCGGGTCCTGCCTGAGCTCCGAAGGGGCCGGGCCCGGCGACGGCCTGGAGGTGGTGGAGGCGCCGGACGTCATCGCCGCCGACGCATCCGATCCTGCCCGGGCTGTGCGGTCCACAAGGGGTTCGTCGGTTTCTGTCGCCGCCCGGCTGGTCCGGGAGGGCCGGGCGGACGCGGCGCTGTCCGCGGGCCCGACCGGGGCGGCCCTGGCGGCCGGGGTCCTGGAGATGGGCCGTCTGCCGGGGGTCTCCCGTCCGGCGGTGACCGCGGTCCTGCCGTTTCCCGGCGCCCCCAAAGTGCTGGTGGACGCGGGCGCCAACGCCGACGTTCGTCCCGAGCACCTGGCCGGGTTCGCCGTCCTGGGGTCGGTGTTCGCCGAGGCCAGGCTGGGTTTGGAGGCCCCCCGGGTCGGACTGCTGAGCATCGGAGAGGAGCCGGGAAAGGGAAACGAACTGGTCAGGGGCGCCTTTCCGCTGCTCCAAGAGGCCCCCATCAACTTTGTCGGCAATATCGAGGGCCGGGACATCCCGTCGGGAGGTGTCGACGTCGTGGTGACGGACGGGTTCACCGGCAACGTGGCGCTCAAGCTCATGGAGGGCTTCGCCAAGTTCCTGATGGCGGAGCTTATGGGTGTCTTCACGGCCTCGGAGGAGGCGCGCCGGGCCCTCGAGGCGGTCCTGCCGGGCCTTTTGGCGCTGCGTGAGTCGCTGAGTCCCGAAGCCACCGGCGGGGCTCAGCTTCTGGGGGTCAAGGGGGTCTGTATAATCGCCCACGGCTCGTCTAACGCCGAGGCCGTGTTTGCCGCCGTCCGGGTCGCCTCGGAGACGGTGGAGTCGGGTCTTGTGCAGCGCGTGACGGAGCGATTGTCAGGGGGAGGAGCGAGTTGA
- the rpmF gene encoding 50S ribosomal protein L32, producing MPTPKRRKTKARRDERKAHWKRVDPAANSSCGQCHKPKLPHRVCPHCGTYDGRQILDLE from the coding sequence ATGCCCACGCCCAAAAGACGCAAGACGAAGGCGCGCCGCGACGAGCGCAAGGCGCACTGGAAGCGGGTGGATCCCGCCGCCAACTCGTCGTGCGGCCAGTGCCACAAGCCCAAGCTGCCGCACCGCGTCTGTCCCCACTGCGGCACCTACGACGGGCGCCAGATCCTGGACCTCGAGTAG
- a CDS encoding DUF177 domain-containing protein has protein sequence MRNRLALNVVELLKHPGTQRKLSFDEPVEDLALEMARVEPDEPLHFELTAEAVDGEAVYVRGSITGRYTVTCRRCLEEARSDFGVQVAEVYRPTHDVWEEGYEVQGGEMVDLGVVTRDGVLLELPANPLCREDCKGLCPQCGANLNAGTCDCISDEGDERWGPLRALLEDGGRQARE, from the coding sequence ATGCGCAACAGGCTCGCGCTCAACGTCGTCGAGCTCCTCAAGCACCCGGGCACCCAGCGGAAGCTTTCGTTCGACGAGCCCGTCGAGGACCTCGCCCTGGAGATGGCTCGCGTCGAGCCGGACGAGCCGCTGCATTTCGAGCTCACAGCGGAGGCTGTGGACGGGGAGGCCGTGTACGTCCGCGGCTCGATCACCGGTCGCTACACGGTCACGTGTCGCAGGTGCCTTGAGGAGGCCAGGAGCGACTTCGGGGTACAGGTCGCGGAGGTCTACCGCCCCACCCACGACGTGTGGGAGGAGGGCTACGAGGTCCAGGGCGGAGAAATGGTGGACCTCGGGGTGGTAACCCGCGACGGGGTGCTCCTGGAGCTGCCGGCAAACCCCCTGTGCCGCGAGGACTGCAAGGGCCTGTGCCCCCAGTGCGGCGCCAACCTCAACGCCGGGACCTGCGACTGCATCTCCGACGAGGGCGACGAGCGGTGGGGCCCGCTTCGGGCGCTGCTGGAAGACGGGGGACGGCAGGCGCGGGAGTGA
- a CDS encoding ATP synthase F0 subunit B → MSYMETIDQLDALIRNAKKAPLSASVVIHKEEGLRLLDALRVSMPQEHEQAQGVLEQRERTLAEAQAEAQRLVDQGRAERARLVARTEVVQGANAEAHRIVSQAEEAAERLKTQADDYVDAKLANFEIRLHKVLGSVSRSRETLRRRLEAAADDVPPLNLEDSGEISGPISAPLPITPPPAR, encoded by the coding sequence ATGAGCTACATGGAGACGATCGACCAGCTCGATGCCCTGATCCGCAACGCCAAAAAGGCACCCCTGTCCGCCTCGGTGGTCATCCACAAAGAGGAGGGACTGAGGCTGCTGGACGCGCTGCGCGTGTCGATGCCGCAGGAGCACGAGCAGGCGCAGGGGGTCCTGGAGCAGCGGGAGAGGACGCTCGCCGAGGCCCAGGCCGAGGCCCAGCGACTGGTGGACCAGGGCAGGGCCGAGAGGGCGAGACTCGTCGCCCGAACCGAGGTCGTGCAGGGCGCCAACGCCGAGGCCCACCGGATCGTCTCGCAGGCCGAGGAGGCCGCGGAGCGACTCAAGACCCAGGCCGACGACTACGTCGACGCCAAGCTGGCCAACTTCGAGATCAGGCTCCACAAGGTCCTGGGCTCGGTGTCCCGCAGCCGTGAGACCCTTCGCCGCCGGCTGGAGGCCGCGGCCGACGACGTCCCGCCCCTCAACCTCGAAGACTCCGGCGAGATCTCCGGACCCATCTCGGCCCCCCTGCCGATCACGCCGCCGCCCGCCCGCTGA
- the coaD gene encoding pantetheine-phosphate adenylyltransferase, with product MTTACCPGSFDPVTNGHLDIIDRACRVYDHVVVAVLENPAKHSLFTIDERVDMLVESTSHLGVKVEAFQGLTVDFCRRVGAQVIVRGLRTVSDYDFEEQMAQMNARMGVETAFMATNPTYSYLSASLMKEVVRYGGSVQGLVPTNVERALAAKLRPDHEETR from the coding sequence TTGACGACCGCCTGCTGCCCCGGGTCCTTTGACCCCGTGACCAACGGGCACCTGGACATAATCGACCGCGCCTGCCGGGTGTACGACCATGTGGTCGTGGCGGTGCTTGAGAATCCCGCCAAGCATTCGCTGTTCACGATCGACGAGCGTGTGGACATGCTGGTCGAGTCGACGTCCCACCTCGGCGTGAAGGTGGAGGCCTTCCAGGGACTGACGGTGGACTTCTGCCGCCGGGTGGGCGCGCAGGTGATCGTCCGCGGACTGCGGACCGTGTCCGATTACGATTTCGAGGAGCAAATGGCTCAGATGAACGCCCGGATGGGAGTCGAGACGGCGTTCATGGCCACCAACCCGACTTATTCCTACCTTTCGGCGAGCCTGATGAAAGAGGTTGTCCGCTACGGCGGGTCCGTACAGGGACTCGTCCCCACCAACGTGGAGCGGGCGCTGGCCGCAAAGCTGCGGCCCGATCACGAGGAGACACGATGA
- a CDS encoding RsmD family RNA methyltransferase produces MRISGGDARGIRLRVPAGARPASEKVRQAIFSSLAAFVPGARVLDLYCGSGAYGLEALSRGADSAVFVDRDASAVAAAKANAVAAGLEEHAGFRRSDAGRYLKTRAKSDGPFDLVFADPPYSDPAALVAAVQGVAPAVPRGGRVVCEGRKGAGPPPPAAGYVLEADRRYGDTRVLVYRREED; encoded by the coding sequence GTGAGGATTTCGGGCGGCGACGCCAGAGGCATCCGGCTCAGGGTTCCCGCGGGCGCTCGTCCCGCGAGCGAGAAGGTGCGGCAGGCGATCTTCTCGTCGCTGGCGGCGTTCGTCCCCGGCGCGCGGGTGCTGGACCTGTACTGCGGGTCCGGGGCCTACGGGCTGGAGGCCCTGTCCAGGGGAGCCGACTCGGCGGTGTTCGTGGACAGGGACGCCTCGGCCGTGGCCGCCGCCAAAGCCAACGCCGTTGCGGCCGGGCTCGAGGAGCACGCCGGCTTCCGGCGCAGCGACGCGGGCCGCTACCTCAAGACAAGGGCGAAGTCCGACGGCCCGTTCGACCTGGTCTTCGCCGACCCGCCGTATTCGGACCCCGCGGCGCTGGTAGCGGCGGTGCAGGGCGTGGCTCCCGCGGTCCCGCGTGGCGGCAGGGTGGTCTGCGAGGGACGCAAGGGAGCCGGTCCGCCCCCGCCGGCCGCGGGTTACGTGCTGGAAGCCGACCGTCGCTACGGGGATACTCGGGTGCTCGTCTACCGCCGGGAGGAAGATTGA
- a CDS encoding ATP-binding protein: MAVFAPGTSSAPGSGAEPVGLAVLQLLPRGRSLTDESWARRHRAILALLWVHVLAIPVYALARDYSPSHAALETLPLAVPALVATLVKSGRRVRAGAATFGLLSASAVLVHLSGGLIEMHFHYFVMVPVIALYQDWFPFLMAIGYVLFQHGLAGHLFPESVYNHPAAQRNPWTWASIHAFFVAGLSTVCLSTWRFNESALIEGRRSQQHAERTLGVLTATLESTADGILVVDRDGRMTNFNRKFVEMWGIPGDIEQSRDDSAALKHVADSVVDPEAFIAKVTDLYKQSVGTGMDEIQLKDGRVFERFSQPLMVGDDAAGRVWSFRDITDRKTTEESLRESLARDREAVERLKALDDSKNMLLNAVSHELRTPLTSILGYAELLDSGQASVQPSQRTDFLRRIRENALRLQSLLLSLFDIDRVARGVLEPQRLPTDVADLTRNVVTGMNLPEGRVQMTLEPVTADIDAGMIERVVENLVGNAVKHTPKDVAIRVRVQPVPDAVLICVEDEGRGVPEGLKQAVFEPFVQGDTPGHSPGTGIGLSLVARFAQLHGGRAWVEDRPGGGAAFKVLLPTEATEATEAPEAAAS, from the coding sequence GTGGCTGTCTTTGCGCCGGGGACTTCCTCGGCTCCCGGCTCGGGTGCCGAGCCCGTGGGCCTGGCAGTGCTGCAACTGCTCCCCCGCGGACGAAGCCTCACCGACGAGTCCTGGGCCCGGCGGCACAGGGCGATCCTCGCCCTGCTCTGGGTCCACGTCCTCGCTATTCCCGTCTATGCGCTCGCCCGGGATTACTCGCCGTCTCACGCAGCTTTGGAGACACTGCCGCTGGCGGTCCCGGCTCTGGTGGCCACCCTGGTCAAATCCGGCCGTCGCGTCCGGGCGGGCGCCGCGACCTTTGGCCTGCTGTCGGCATCCGCCGTCCTGGTCCATCTGTCCGGCGGTTTGATCGAGATGCACTTCCACTACTTCGTGATGGTCCCGGTCATCGCCCTGTACCAGGACTGGTTCCCGTTTTTGATGGCGATCGGCTACGTCCTGTTCCAGCACGGCCTGGCGGGGCACCTGTTTCCGGAGTCGGTCTACAACCACCCGGCCGCGCAGAGGAACCCGTGGACCTGGGCTTCGATCCATGCTTTTTTCGTCGCCGGACTCAGTACCGTTTGTCTTTCCACCTGGCGCTTCAACGAATCGGCTCTCATCGAGGGCCGCCGGTCGCAGCAACACGCTGAGCGCACGCTCGGGGTCCTGACGGCGACCCTGGAATCGACTGCCGATGGGATCCTGGTCGTGGACCGCGACGGCCGGATGACAAACTTCAACCGCAAGTTCGTCGAGATGTGGGGCATCCCCGGCGACATCGAGCAGTCCCGGGACGACAGCGCGGCGCTGAAACACGTCGCGGACAGCGTGGTCGACCCGGAAGCCTTCATTGCCAAGGTCACCGACCTTTACAAGCAAAGCGTGGGCACCGGCATGGATGAGATCCAACTCAAGGACGGGCGGGTCTTTGAAAGGTTCTCCCAGCCGCTCATGGTGGGAGACGACGCGGCCGGCAGGGTCTGGAGCTTCAGGGACATCACGGATCGCAAGACCACCGAGGAATCCCTGCGGGAGTCCCTGGCGCGCGACAGGGAGGCGGTCGAGCGGCTCAAGGCTCTGGACGACTCCAAGAACATGCTGCTCAACGCGGTGTCCCACGAGCTTCGGACGCCGCTCACCTCGATCCTGGGCTACGCCGAGCTGCTGGACTCCGGGCAGGCGTCCGTTCAGCCGTCCCAGCGCACCGACTTCCTGCGGCGGATCCGGGAGAACGCGCTGAGACTGCAGTCGCTTCTGCTGAGCCTTTTCGACATCGACCGGGTGGCGCGCGGGGTTCTGGAGCCGCAACGCCTCCCGACGGACGTGGCCGACCTGACCCGCAATGTGGTCACCGGGATGAACCTGCCTGAAGGGCGGGTCCAGATGACTCTCGAGCCGGTCACTGCCGACATCGACGCCGGGATGATCGAGCGCGTGGTCGAGAACCTGGTGGGCAATGCGGTCAAGCACACGCCCAAGGACGTTGCCATCCGCGTCCGTGTGCAGCCGGTGCCGGACGCCGTCCTTATATGCGTCGAGGACGAGGGACGGGGCGTGCCCGAGGGACTGAAGCAGGCCGTGTTCGAGCCTTTCGTCCAGGGAGACACCCCAGGGCACTCCCCCGGCACCGGGATCGGACTGTCGCTGGTCGCACGATTCGCCCAGCTGCACGGGGGCCGCGCATGGGTGGAGGACCGGCCCGGCGGAGGCGCGGCGTTCAAGGTTCTGCTTCCGACCGAGGCGACCGAGGCGACCGAGGCCCCCGAGGCTGCGGCCAGTTAG